A genomic stretch from Helianthus annuus cultivar XRQ/B chromosome 1, HanXRQr2.0-SUNRISE, whole genome shotgun sequence includes:
- the LOC110866733 gene encoding T-complex protein 1 subunit delta, protein MAPSMAAAQPLPSSKTESYVDNKRKDDIRTANIKAARSVADAVRTSLGPKGMDKMISTATGDVIITNDGATILNKMEVLQPAAKMLVELSKSQDVVAGDGTTTVVVIAGAFLKQCQTLLHSGIHPTVVSDSLNKVAVKAVEVVTAMAVPVELSDRVSLVKSASTSLNSKVVSQYSSLLAPLAVDSVLSVVDPAKPDLVDLKDVRIVKKLGGTVDDTELVKGLVFDKKVSHAAGGPARVENAKIAVIQFQISPPKTDIEQSIVVSDYTQMDRILKEERSYILSMIKKIKATGCNVLLIQKSILRDAVTDLSLHYLAKAKILVVKDVERDDIEFVTKTLNCLPIANIEHFRAEKLGYADVVEEVSVGDGKVVKITGIKDMGRTTTVLVRGSNQLVLDEAERSLHDALCVVRCLVNKKFLIAGGGAPEIELSRQLSAWSKVLHGMESFCVKSFAEALEVVPYTLAENAGLNPITIVTELRNRHAQGEINAGINVRKGQITNILEENVVQPLLVSTSAITLAAECVRMILKIDDIVTVR, encoded by the coding sequence ATGGCACCATCAATGGCAGCAGCACAACCCCTACCCTCTTCCAAAACCGAAAGCTACGTCGACAACAAACGCAAAGACGACATCCGAACCGCCAACATCAAAGCCGCCCGCTCCGTCGCAGACGCCGTCCGCACATCTCTCGGTCCCAAAGGCATGGACAAAATGATCTCCACCGCCACCGGTGACGTCATCATCACCAACGACGGCGCCACTATTCTCAACAAAATGGAGGTTCTCCAGCCCGCCGCTAAGATGCTCGTCGAGCTTTCCAAATCTCAAGACGTTGTCGCCGGTGACGGAACCACTACCGTCGTCGTAATCGCCGGTGCGTTTTTGAAACAGTGTCAAACGCTCCTTCATTCCGGTATTCATCCGACTGTTGTGTCAGATTCGTTGAACAAAGTTGCGGTTAAAGCGGTTGAGGTTGTTACGGCTATGGCTGTTCCTGTGGAGTTATCGGATCGTGTATCGCTTGTGAAATCGGCTTCGACTTCGTTAAACAGTAAGGTAGTTTCGCAGTACTCTTCGCTTTTAGCACCGTTAGCTGTAGACTCTGTTTTATCTGTTGTCGATCCTGCGAAACCGGATTTAGTAGATTTAAAAGATGTGAGAATTGTTAAGAAGTTAGGCGGTACGGTTGATGACACTGAGTTAGTTAAAGGTCTAGTGTTTGATAAGAAGGTGAGTCATGCTGCTGGTGGACCGGCAAGGGTAGAGAATGCGAAGATTGCGGTTATTCAGTTTCAGATATCGCCTCCGAAGACGGATATTGAGCAGTCAATTGTGGTGTCGGATTACACACAGATGGATAGGATTTTGAAGGAGGAGAGGAGTTATATATTGAGTATGATTAAGAAGATTAAGGCGACTGGTTGTAATGTGTTGTTGATTCAGAAGAGTATTTTGCGTGATGCGGTTACGGATTTGTCGCTTCATTATCTTGCGAAAGCGAAGATTTTGGTGGTTAAGGATGTGGAACGTGATGATATCGAGTTTGTTACCAAGACGTTGAATTGCTTGCCGATTGCGAATATCGAGCATTTCCGCGCTGAGAAACTTGGGTATGCGGATGTTGTCGAAGAGGTTTCGGTTGGAGATGGGAAGGTTGTTAAGATTACTGGTATTAAGGATATGGGTAGAACGACAACTGTTCTTGTTCGTGGGTCAAATCAGCTGGTGCTCGATGAAGCGGAACGGAGTTTGCATGATGCTTTATGTGTGGTTCGCTGTCTAGTGAACAAAAAGTTTTTGATTGCGGGCGGCGGTGCGCCTGAGATTGAGCTTTCAAGACAGCTCAGTGCGTGGTCTAAGGTTTTGCACGGGATGGAGAGTTTTTGTGTCAAGTCGTTTGCCGAAGCACTTGAAGTTGTTCCCTACACTTTGGCTGAAAATGCAGGTTTGAATCCGATAACCATAGTTACCGAGCTTCGTAACAGGCATGCGCAGGGTGAGATTAATGCTGGAATTAATGTGAGGAAAGGACAAATTACTAATATTTTGGAGGAAAATGTGGTGCAACCATTGCTTGTGAGCACGAGTGCGATCACTCTAGCTGCAGAGTGTGTCAGGATGATTTTGAAGATTGATGACATTGTTACAGTGAGGTAG
- the LOC110866741 gene encoding 3-oxoacyl-[acyl-carrier-protein] reductase FabG, which translates to MAVSTQHVTTSTLEPWRDLTGTIVMVTGASSGIGWEFCIDLAKSGCRIIAAARRVDRLKALCDEINRLRVSDTHSNRTQTINDDVLAVAVELDVSADAPTIQASVIKAWDAFGRIDALINNAGIRGPVQNPLKLSEEDWDKTFGTNIKGSWLVSKYVGLKMLEFNQGGSIINISSTAGLNRGHLPGALAYASSKSALNTMTKVMAMELGRHKIRVNSISPGIFKSEITEELLQKKWFKNVVSKTMPLKELGVTDPGLTSLVKYLIHGSSDYVTGNIFIVDSGYTLPGVPIYSSL; encoded by the exons ATGGCGGTTTCTACTCAACACGTAACAACCTCCACCCTTGAACCATGGCGAGATCTCACCGGCACCATCGTCATGGTCACCGGCGCATCCTCCGGTATCGGCTGGGAATTCTGCATCGATTTAGCCAAATCCGGTTGCAGAATCATCGCCGCCGCTCGTCGAGTCGACCGCCTCAAGGCTCTGTGCGATGAAATCAACAGATTACGTGTTTCCGATACTCATTCAAACCGAACTCAAACCATAAACGACGACGTATTAGCCGTTGCAGTGGAGCTTGACGTCAGCGCCGACGCTCCGACTATTCAAGCTTCCGTGATAAAAGCTTGGGACGCTTTTGGCCGTATTGATGCTTTGATTAACAACGCCGGTATTAGAG GTCCTGTACAAAATCCACTGAAATTGTCAGAAGAAGATTGGGATAAAACATTCGGAACAAATATAAAAGGATCATGGTTGGTGTCAAAGTATGTTGGATTGAAAATGCTAGAGTTTAATCAAGGAGGATCAATAATCAATATTTCTTCGACTGCTGGTCTTAATCGCGGTCATCTACCTGGAGCTCTTGCATATGCTTCTTCAAAATCAGCTTTGAATACCATGACAAAG GTAATGGCAATGGAACTTGGAAGACACAAAATTAGGGTGAATTCAATAAGTCCCGGGATTTTCAAATCTGAAATTACAGAGGAACTTCTGCAAAAGAAATGGTTCAAAAACGTGGTTTCAAAAACTATGCCGTTGAAAGAGTTGGGTGTTACGGACCCGGGGTTGACTTCATTGGTCAAATACCTAATTCATGGTTCATCAGATTATGTTACAGGTAACATATTTATTGTGGATTCAGGGTACACTTTGCCAGGTGTGCCAATTTATTCATCACTTTGA